CTACTAAAGTATTCGCACTGTCGCGTTACTGGTGATAATGTCGCATATGGGAAAGGGCTAGAAAGGCCATTGACTGGTTAACAGGATGTGTCTCTTCTGTCACCTGGAGCCTCCACTCCGAGTCGGTCTTACCTCTTTGGGACAGCAACACAAGAGTGAGAGGCTCAGATTTGAGAATGGTGCCTTCGTCAAACTGAAACTTTTTACTGTATCAAAATATCTTCATTTTTGAGGACCCATTGCAGTAGACAAGCAGATGGTATAAATAGTGATACAGTATCGTATACTATCAGATACAAGGAGAGTGGAATCGGGGAATCGGGGGATCGGGGAATCGGGGAATAAGGGAATAATCTATACATTGTTTATATGAGGATTTGTAGTGTACTAATCAAGAGGTAGTTGGATAGACAGGTGAAGCAAACCAGGGCGATAACTAAACTAATCAACCACTTGTAGATGGACTGGAATATCGTCGGTTGGACGGCACCCATCTCCATTAAAGCACAGCTTTGAACTTGAGAAACAAATTCTGAGCAggagtcttcttctttcttcttcgaGGAACCTGTCGGGTGGTGTTATCAGCCTTgtcatcctccttcttgtcgtcgtcgtcatcgtgGTCCTCCTCAACGGTTCGAATCAGACCGTCTTGCATAAATGTGCATACAAGCTTGCCTTCATCTGTAAATAGTCGGCCCTGGTACTGTCCTCGACAGTCTCCAGCCCAGTCAGTCCAGGTCTCCATAGGCATCCAGCCCTCGTCCACACGAGAGTGCATGTCATGCATAGTAAACTGATGGTCCAGCGATGCCAGGCGCGCCAAAGTGGGCACCTTGTCTCTCAGGTTCATACAGGTGAAGAGCGAGTTTCGATCTGACAGATAGAGCATGGCTGCCACATGGTAGTTCATGTCGTCAGGCAGCTTGTAGGGCACTCGGAAAAAGTACAGCTGACGTCTCTCGGCCAcgtccttgcccttgttgaCTGCAGGAAGCACCTTGTCCATGTCCACCTTGCGCATCTCTATCGGATGAGGTTCCAGCTTGTAGCCGTTAGCAGGGTCCTTGGACCAGTCCACCCACATGGGGATGTCAATGTCGGGTGCCAGATCGTGTCcctcagctcctccaggcACGTTTTTGGCGAAAAAATCCTGTCGTAGCTTCTTTTCGTGGAACATGGTGTCTTTGTGGGGTAGCTTGATGGAGGAATGGGCTGTGTAGGCGAGCCATTTTTTGCTGGCGGGGTCTGTGAAGTCGAAGTCAGAGGGCTGTTGGTAAGGAGACTCGGGGAATTCGAATCCGAGATCGGGCTGGTACGCCTTGACTTCTCGGGTGCAGTAAGATCGGCCGTCTCGCACAGATTCCACTCTCCATAGGAACGGCACGTCCCAACGACCCGGAAGAAGGAAGTACGAGTGCTGGTTGTGCACAACAAAGCCCTTGGGGCATGTGTAGGCGGCGCAAAGAGCTCCCTGGCTCAGACAGAATCCTCCAAAGGTGCCAGGAGACGAGAAAGGGCGCCACGGCTTGATGACGGAGTGGAAGTATCTCACACCCTGTTCGGGGTTCTTAGGAGTGAATTCTTTGAAAGCAAAGTACTCGGGCAGAGTGACGGGCGTGGGAGCTAGCTTGAACGGTTCCATTTTGTGCTGTATATGGTGAGGATCAATTCAGATAGCAAAACCGGTGTACGGTAGCAGTGGCAGATGCAACGCTTTTAACATGTTGGTGTGAAATAAACTCAGTCGGAGTGCGCGCGGGGTAATcacgtggagaaggagacgTTGAGGTGGGATTTGGGAGCTGAGGGGGTTTTTGCGTGGCTTATAAATTGGAGTATATATAGGGGGTGTCCCGGAGGATTTGGGactcttttttttacccAACCATTCTGTCAGTTAAACCCGCCGCTTTACTTGCACCATACTGTATTCCAGCTACAGCCATGCAGAGTTTGTTACTGCAGTCTGGGGTAACTGGGTGGGAGCGTCAACTGCCGAGGTACAGTAGGACAGGTTGGACAACGGTGAGCGGGATGACAATATCATATCAACACGGGTCTGAAATCAGCAAAGAGATGTGATTATTCACGCGTCGATTAGTAATCGGATCTGTGTCGTTCACCGAGCACAAATGGCCCCTCCAACCACAGATTACCACCTGTTCAAACCGACTATCACAATCGCGTCTGGTCATCTGAAATCCGAAACCTGCTTTAACACAACGTCTTCATTCTTCGTAAGTCCGGTCAGCCGTTGAACCaccttttttctttctccagACACCGGAAAACTCTCGGGACAGTAAAGTGTGCGGTTTTTTTGATTAGTGATAGCAAAAACAGATGAATATGACCAAGGCGGTGCAACACATACGATACCGGTCATAATCTGTCTTCCACCTCTGTTATTGTAACTTgtaatacttgtagttgttcTTGTCCGTTCGCATCAACAAGCCTAGTAAATTACTTGAAAGGGAATGAAGTAAGTAGGTCCAAAACGGTCGCTTAAATAAGCTTTCCTGCAGCATGAGTAATAACTGTTGgtaattactgtactagTAACTGGCTTCCTCCATCAGACGGTGTGATGGCGAAAAAAGTATAAAGGGGCGTAGGTGAGGttctgtcacgtgaccggatTTCCTGTCGCGTCCAAAAAATTCAAATTTCGACATTTTTCGGCTTAAAATAGAACATCTACAAGACGATGTTGCAGACTCCTGAGTCTGGGAAAAGGTGGTTGAGGAACCTACACTGGAGCTGCGATTGGAGAGCTTCGTGGCGGCCGTGGGCCAAGATTGGGCAGAGTATGGGTCGAGTATTTCTGTTGcttctactgtacttgtacttacttacttgtacttgtacttgtacttactcacttgtacaagtacagacaGAAGGCTTGCTATTTCGATGAAACTAAAGCACGTTTGTTATGTAGTACCGAAGTTCGGAACGAGGCTGTGGAGATGGCAAGTAGTTAAGTGTCATTAATTGGAGTAGGTTAAAACATCAACTGTGCTCGTTCTAACTGCTTACTGCGCCTGTTATACCACCGCTAGCGCCCTCTAACGGATCCTAGGTGCGGGTTGAACTGGTTTATGATTGCTGTTTTTACACTTTTTAGACCCCCAGAGCGTGCAGGTGATGGAGTGAACGCGCGGTGCTACAGTAATACTCTAAGACAAGTTTGGGCAGGGAAGGAAACACCTACAGGAGGCCAGGTGGCCAAGATTTAGACGGTTTGGGGAGTTGTATTTGTTGCCACGTACAAAGGGACAAAAACACGGGCTTGTAGTGGCCGCAATTCCACTGCTCTTGTGCTTGTCAGCTGCTACTCTTCGTCTAAGAGGACCCCTTCTTAATGTGAACTCAGCTGCATGACCGCGCATACTTCTTTCCTACTGCAGCCCCTGACAGGCAATACTAGCAAGTGAAGCATCCATTCTACGACAGAGGTATTTTCAGGACGAAAAAACACTCTTGAGTCGCCACAAAAAGTGAGTGTTCCGACAACGCGGGCGGAGCAGTTTGGAGTTTGGGAGCAGTGTATTGATCTGACTGAGCTTGAGAGAGTGTGTGACATTCTGGAGGGAGAAGGGAAAGGGGAGATGATATGATGGATATGGGTTGGGGAGATGATGGTATAGGACTGGTTGTATATGGAAACGATGCTTGATCGTGTTATTCCACTCAGCTGTGTACCTCCTTACGCCACACCCTACAGTCACGTTTTCACCACCCCCATCTCAAACAACACTAACACAGTGTTCTACGAAGACACCGCCGACTCCGATTGGCAGTCGTCCGACTACGACAGTGAACATGCGACCGTCAACGTGCCCATCCGGAGCAAACGGAAAAAGAATGCTGCTAAGGAGGGCAATCCAGTGGATCCCATCTCTGAGGATCCGCACCAGGAATCCTTTTCAGATGGAAGTGAAGCTGCGGGACCCAGCGCTCCCCCGGCCGACGGATACATCAACACCGCGCCCAATGGCGTCTACTCGGAGGAAGATCTTCCTGGAACCCGCCAGGTGCTTCCAGGACCTCAGGAGGTACCCGACGTGACCTCCACTCCCCAGATGAACCGCCATCCCACAGCAGATGAATCTACTCCTCAGGGCTCACGGTGGAGCCGAGGCAGAGAGGGATTTGGACATCTTGGAAGTCCCTCGTTCTTTAGACGACACAGTGCCACAGCTGAAGATATGAcccctggaggaggacctcGACGGCTGTTCAAGCGACCACAGCTCAACTCTTCCAACACCACATCTGGCCAGCGTTGGAGAGATATCAAAGCCGGGCTTCGTCAGCGGttccgaaagaagaaggacgcgAAATTCAGCGCTGAGAAGGCATACAATCAAGCCATTCTGGGCCAgcttgctgctggttctcCTGCGGCTCTCATGGTTGCTTCCTCCATGGTTCGCGACGAAAAGAACATGAAGCGAGTGCCcattctgctggagcaggtCCGTTTCGCTCTCAGAGATGTGACAAAGAACCCTCACGAGAAGAATCGACAGTATCGAATCGATCTTTCGTACGGTTCCGGTCACACGATGCTCGCATGGACAATCTACAAGGACTACAAGGACTTTATGTTTCTGCACAGTCGGCTGCGAACCATGGCCTTCAACGCCAAGAACCCCTTCAACTCGTCAAAACAGCCTCTTCAGATCCCCATCTTTCCTACCCGAAACAAGGTGggcaagaaaaaaaaaggcaaGAGAGACAAGTCCAACCCTGGCGATGAAGAttacacagacacagatgGAGAGTCTGAGTGTGATCCCGCAGAGCAGCAACAAAACCAGCACACTCCAGGAGGGGGATCTTCGCATGGACCTAGGATGGTGAACCAGTTCTTTGACAAGCGACGGAAAAACCGCAACATGATCAACGAGCGCATCAAGGGTGAACTGGAACGATACCTGCGTCAGCTGttcaaactgctgctcttcCGAGGTGAAGCTAACAAGCTGTTCCAGTTTTTGGAGCTGTCCAACATGTCCATTCGACTTGCTCCCGAGGACCATTTCCACGGCAAGGCTGGATTCCTGGTCAACCGTACGTCTGCTCGAAAGGCTGGATGGAGAGTGTCGCATTGGCGAGTCGACGATATCAGACAGATGGTGGCTCGTCACACGTCGAAGTGGTTCATGGTGCGCCACTCGtacattgtgtgtgtcgACAACCTGTATTCCACAACACCTCTTGAGGTGTTCCTTCTCGATTCCAAGTTCAAGGTGTCACACAAtctcaaaaagaagaacaaggacgGCGTTCTTTCGGGTGGATCCAACCCCAATACTTCTGGAGAGTCCGATTTGGAAGAACTTCAGAAACCGGGAAGTACCCATATTACtctcaaggtggagaaCGCATCCCGACAGCTTAAGCTGGTTGCCACATCTGACAAGCAGCTGGCCCAGTGGATGGAGAGTATCAATCTGATCAAGGAGCGGTCCATTTGGGCTCAGCAGAAGCGGTTTGACTCATTTGCGCCTGTGCGAACCAACTGCAAGGCCCAATGGTTCGTCGACGCTCGAGACTACTTTTGGACGCTGTCGTGCGCTCTGGAtatggccaaggaggtcatTTACATTCACGACTGGTGGCTATCTCCTGAGATATACCTACGTCGACCCCCTGAGGGTAACCAGGAGTGGCGTCTGGATCGTGTTTTGAAGCGAAAGGCCGAGCAGGGAGTCAAGATTTTTGTTATTGTGTACCGAAATGTCGGTCAGACTATTCCCATTGACTCGCAGTACACCAAGTTCTCGCTGCTGGACCTGTCTCCTAACATTTATGTCATGCGGTCTCCCAACCAGCTCATTCAGAATACCTACTTTTGGGCCCATCACGAAAAGCTGTGTCTCATTGATCACACGTGTGCCTTTGTGGGTGGTATTGATCTCTGTTTTGGTCGTTACGATACTGCGGAACACGTTCTCGTCGACGATGCGCCCACGTTTGTGAAtgccgacaagaaggacggcTACACCGGTCGAACTCAGCTCTTCCCTGGTAAGGATTACTCTAACCCCCGTACCAAGGACTTCTTCTCGTTGGACAAGCCTTTTGAAGATATGTACGACCGTCAGAAGGTGCCCCGCATGCCCTGGCACGATATCCACATGATGGTAGTAGGCCAACCTGCACGTGATCTGGTGCGTCATTTCGTGCAGCGATGGAACTATGTTCTTCGACAGAAGCGTCCTTCCCGATTCAcgcctcttctgctgcctcctccagacttcaaggaggaggagctggccgaGTACAAGCTGAATGGTACGTGTGAGGTTCAGATTCTGCGGTCTGCTTGTTCCTGGAACACTGGAGTCAAGGAGCACGAGCAGAGTATCCAGAATGCGTACATCAAGAGCATTGAGCAGAGTGAGCATTTCGTCTACATTGAGAACCAGTTTTTTATCACTCACACCTCGTGGCACAATATTGTGATTGAAAACAAGATCGGAGACGCTCTGGTCAACCGAATCATCAAGGCCCATCAGAATGACGAGGATTGGCGTGCCATCATTGTCATTCCTCTCATGCCTGGTTTTGAAGCCGAGGTCGACGAGTCCGAGGGTTCGTCGGTGCGTGTCATCATGCAGTGCCAGTACATGTCCATTTCTCGAGGTGCTAACTGCATTTTTGCACGTCTTGAGAACGCTGGCATCCATCCCGAAGACTACATTTGCTTCTTTTCACTGCGAAAGTGGGGCAAGATCGGTCCCCACGACAAGCTGGTCACCGAGCAGCTGTACATCCACGCCAAGGCTATGGTTGTCGATGACCGTATTGCCATTATTGGTTCGGCGAACATCAACGAACGGTCTCAACGAGGTACTCGAGACTCTGAGGTCGCAGCTATTGTTCGAGACACCCATACTGTGGACTCTGTCATGGCTGGGCGTCCCTACAAGGTGGGCCACTTTGCACACACCCTGCGTCTCCATCTGATGCGAGAGCACATGGGCGTTGATGTGGACCATGTGGAGTTCATTGAGCGAAAGGctgagcttcttgagaaaCACAAGAGAGCTGAGGCTACCCAAGATGAGCCCCAGGAGCTTCCTatcatcaagaacaagtcCACACGCCGAGCACGGGGGCGTGGACGACGTTCccagcgaggaggagaggaTTCCGATGGAGCTTCCGGCTCTGAAGATGAGCGAGTTCTCGATATCTCAACCTCTATCTTCGGGGAGACTGTTcaggctgccaaggccgcTAACGGTAATGGCAATGGCAACGGTAACGGTGCTGATGCGTCTGCTGCGGAGTCTGTCCCTTCCGTCATGGCTCCCACCCGAAGATACTCTTACCAGGATGGAGTACCTGCCTCTCCTTCTATTGACGAGGACTGTGTTGTCGAAGGCACAACTCTGGACAATGCTGACCAGCAGCTAGCCAACTTGGACGATGCGTACGACTCCGACGCCGAGGTGCTACTGCGAGACTATGATGAGGATGTGGATCAAATCAACCGGGGCTTGGACATCTACACCTTCAACTCTCTAGCCGGTGTGGACAACAAGGGCATCCGAGAGAAGAAGCTTGTCTCTTCTGATAACCGTATCCAGGGCAACGAGAAGCACCGTGCTGACGTTGAGGGCCGGGGTCTGGACCGAGGCGCCAACTCGAAGGAGTC
This genomic interval from Yarrowia lipolytica chromosome 1E, complete sequence contains the following:
- a CDS encoding uncharacterized protein (Compare to YALI0E18898g, similar to Saccharomyces cerevisiae SPO14 (YKR031C); ancestral locus Anc_1.251, weakly similar to uniprot|P36126 Saccharomyces cerevisiae YKR031c SPO14 phospholipase D), which translates into the protein METMLDRVIPLSCVPPYATPYSHVFTTPISNNTNTVFYEDTADSDWQSSDYDSEHATVNVPIRSKRKKNAAKEGNPVDPISEDPHQESFSDGSEAAGPSAPPADGYINTAPNGVYSEEDLPGTRQVLPGPQEVPDVTSTPQMNRHPTADESTPQGSRWSRGREGFGHLGSPSFFRRHSATAEDMTPGGGPRRLFKRPQLNSSNTTSGQRWRDIKAGLRQRFRKKKDAKFSAEKAYNQAILGQLAAGSPAALMVASSMVRDEKNMKRVPILLEQVRFALRDVTKNPHEKNRQYRIDLSYGSGHTMLAWTIYKDYKDFMFLHSRLRTMAFNAKNPFNSSKQPLQIPIFPTRNKVGKKKKGKRDKSNPGDEDYTDTDGESECDPAEQQQNQHTPGGGSSHGPRMVNQFFDKRRKNRNMINERIKGELERYLRQLFKLLLFRGEANKLFQFLELSNMSIRLAPEDHFHGKAGFLVNRTSARKAGWRVSHWRVDDIRQMVARHTSKWFMVRHSYIVCVDNLYSTTPLEVFLLDSKFKVSHNLKKKNKDGVLSGGSNPNTSGESDLEELQKPGSTHITLKVENASRQLKLVATSDKQLAQWMESINLIKERSIWAQQKRFDSFAPVRTNCKAQWFVDARDYFWTLSCALDMAKEVIYIHDWWLSPEIYLRRPPEGNQEWRLDRVLKRKAEQGVKIFVIVYRNVGQTIPIDSQYTKFSLLDLSPNIYVMRSPNQLIQNTYFWAHHEKLCLIDHTCAFVGGIDLCFGRYDTAEHVLVDDAPTFVNADKKDGYTGRTQLFPGKDYSNPRTKDFFSLDKPFEDMYDRQKVPRMPWHDIHMMVVGQPARDLVRHFVQRWNYVLRQKRPSRFTPLLLPPPDFKEEELAEYKLNGTCEVQILRSACSWNTGVKEHEQSIQNAYIKSIEQSEHFVYIENQFFITHTSWHNIVIENKIGDALVNRIIKAHQNDEDWRAIIVIPLMPGFEAEVDESEGSSVRVIMQCQYMSISRGANCIFARLENAGIHPEDYICFFSLRKWGKIGPHDKLVTEQLYIHAKAMVVDDRIAIIGSANINERSQRGTRDSEVAAIVRDTHTVDSVMAGRPYKVGHFAHTLRLHLMREHMGVDVDHVEFIERKAELLEKHKRAEATQDEPQELPIIKNKSTRRARGRGRRSQRGGEDSDGASGSEDERVLDISTSIFGETVQAAKAANGNGNGNGNGADASAAESVPSVMAPTRRYSYQDGVPASPSIDEDCVVEGTTLDNADQQLANLDDAYDSDAEVLLRDYDEDVDQINRGLDIYTFNSLAGVDNKGIREKKLVSSDNRIQGNEKHRADVEGRGLDRGANSKESAEDFRIRIQRHAQFANKLTEHELQQTSETVDDVTELKKRVYYEQMELKQRYHNSHMEAEKAFNNPPQLEDCENEKNGVNGVNGNSGSTDSTAPVNLVSDANGNIHPEHPETSDHSSDSFEDEGFEIPKIPPPVDPYCFKDPLDDDFYYDIWLATAEKNTRLFREVFRCQPDDEVTTWRDYKDFTTYAERFSMSQDTGDLKSSYADEHQAHSPLAVKINGNDKEDEKKQNKHKATHDYDKYYARHQHHRSSSPHYRRSHVPLKTGANFTDRLAHGVDDAAGHLKYALGRANRRGSHHDTVDVDDSPPRDFLPDDFNDPIPVEEVDNTNLNNNQQLNQELYESQVEGENPRFVPSHAIDGQHPRKREKRHIGEVDQPAEKPPINEAYSTGVSGRLGQHQQPHLKQEVDADFKDTSSAAHTPFHHTPNARRRRRRRARQRSGMDKVHDKATAEKILNGIQGHLVMFPTHWLYKELDSGNWFYNLDRIPPIEIYD
- a CDS encoding uncharacterized protein (Compare to YALI0E18876g, weakly similar to uniprot|P41903 Saccharomyces cerevisiae YJR019c TES1 thioesterase peroxisomal), coding for MEPFKLAPTPVTLPEYFAFKEFTPKNPEQGVRYFHSVIKPWRPFSSPGTFGGFCLSQGALCAAYTCPKGFVVHNQHSYFLLPGRWDVPFLWRVESVRDGRSYCTREVKAYQPDLGFEFPESPYQQPSDFDFTDPASKKWLAYTAHSSIKLPHKDTMFHEKKLRQDFFAKNVPGGAEGHDLAPDIDIPMWVDWSKDPANGYKLEPHPIEMRKVDMDKVLPAVNKGKDVAERRQLYFFRVPYKLPDDMNYHVAAMLYLSDRNSLFTCMNLRDKVPTLARLASLDHQFTMHDMHSRVDEGWMPMETWTDWAGDCRGQYQGRLFTDEGKLVCTFMQDGLIRTVEEDHDDDDDKKEDDKADNTTRQVPRRRKKKTPAQNLFLKFKAVL